Proteins encoded in a region of the Penaeus vannamei isolate JL-2024 chromosome 30, ASM4276789v1, whole genome shotgun sequence genome:
- the sno gene encoding protein strawberry notch homolog 1 isoform X1, with translation MESDKENDDIDLPDIPVPTWISQRQKTKLKKQKQERHEGYDENGQSTVASGLVESRRVWGLPSEAPCIVLNDDDELPDLCINGEDSDVEVIEDAISSGYCTEGPSEVSAKLDNTDEVEVVSILERVALPDIQILNEIGRSQPVNKHLPSNETGIEVVATASKKTLTRKHQVPLQKNKRILKEPHSVESNKRKLEEPFLPPLKRRRNGGLRAQRGMASFFRYLGGLSQLVLGRDDFFQKVRCPMHNEMSIGSALCELCSWPVSLELAFTNLDIQKRMYKLCSRSDKKIRELMEAPFSLSVEDREWLYISSMGNSKWMQMGMQVNPLMLAQPAAEEDVEEDDGMGVAETYSDYMPSKLKVGIKHPDQVVETASMSSVEPPDVWYKMDIPDTTIDSGKLSALQLESITYASQQHEHFLPDGTRSGFLIGDGAGVGKGRTIAGIIYENYLKGRKKSIWVSVSNDLKYDAERDLKDIGAGHIQVHFLSKMKYGKINSDLNGNVKKGVLFATYSALIGESSSGQGKYKSRLKQILNWCGDDFDGVIVFDECHRAKNLCPVGSGKPTKTGLTVLELQNRLPKARVVYASATGASEPKNMAYMVRVGIWGKGTPFPEFTDFISAVEKRGVGAMEIVAMDMKLRGMYIARQLSFHGVSFRIEEVPLDEDIKLVYDDSVKLWVDARQKFQEASELINAEKGMKKSMWGQFWSSHQRFFKYLCIAAKVDHAVRLAREAVKTNRCVVIGLQSTGEARTIEQLEKDDGELSDFVSTARGVLESLVEKHFPAPDRNRINKILGISETSKEFKDIINEVTGKTSKRKPVRQAAQRAAKRRYKDIHSDNEEDSDFEMSGESGGEEEEDDAYSSDQSSDFSDISDFDDEDSWGRPKKRGKAKNHKQKNGKGRAENGAKLPPPPKDHVERAQKMKAELLKNITNLGRKLPPNTLDQLIDELGGPENVAEMTGRKGRVVQSDDGQVMYESRSEADIPLEILNIKEKERFMNSEKDIAIISEAASSGISLQSDRRVKNQRRRVHITLELPWSADRAIQQFGRTHRSNQVNAPEYIFLISELAGERRFASIVAKRLESLGALTHGDRRATESRDLSSFNIDNKYGRMALESAMKTMMGYEHPIVPPPEDYKGDFFADIQNALVGVGMILREDSIYQLDKDYNNLSKFLNRILGMPVELQNRLFKYFTDTLAAIISQAKRTGKYDMGILDLGVGGEGCKRTKTKTWIGKHATGTAKTEIHTVLVERGMSWSEVQEKWAELSGDLEGFYLSHQVRNNKKTAVLAVLEPSATNKKREKNSRMFILYRPNTGMQMKQEAYSELKKKYKKVTPDEAQEHWEEQFKASSHTCSHAYWQGNCRRVNSGLECEIGLRRRTYHILCGLVLNVWAKVEDVLASAPHSHSSTKMQVVRLKTHEGTKLVGTLIPNNLVERLSAVLEEDSTESYEENFTDEDSKDSKDEK, from the exons ATGGAAAGTGACAAGGAAAATGATGACATTGATCTGCCAGACATTCCTGTGCCCACATGGATCAGTCAGAGGCAGAAGACAAAACTGAAGAAGCAAAAGCAAGAAAGACATGAAGGCTATGATGAGAATGGCCAGAGCACAGTGGCAAGTGGCCTGGTGGAGAGCCGTCGTGTATGGGGGCTCCCTTCAGAGGCACCTTGTATTGtgctgaatgatgatgatgagttacCTGATCTCTGCATTAATGGGGAAGATTCAGATGTGGAAGTCATAGAAGATGCTATATCAAGTGGTTATTGCACTGAAGGCCCATCAGAAGTCAGTGCAAAACTAGATAATACGGATGAAGTTGAAGTGGTTTCAATATTGGAGAGAGTTGCATTGCCTGATATTCAGATTTTGAATGAGATAGGAAGAAGCCAGCCAGTCAATAAACATTTGCCTTCAAATGAGACAGGCATTGAGGTTGTTGCTACTGCAAGTAAGAAAACGCTGACCAGGAAGCATCAAGTTCCacttcaaaaaaataaaagaattttgaAGGAGCCTCACTCAGTTGAAAGCAACAAAAGAAAGTTGGAGgagcccttccttccccctttgaagaggaggaggaatggagggctGAGAGCCCAAAGAGGAATGGCAAGCTTTTTCAGGTATTTGGGTGGCCTGAGCCAGCTAGTGCTGGGCAGAGATGATTTCTTCCAGAAAGTGAGATGCCCCATGCACAACGAGATGAGTATAGGCAGTGCATTATGTGAACTCTGCAGTTGGCCTGTGAGTCTAGAATTGGCATTCACAAATTTGGACATACAGAAGAGGATGTACAAGCTTTGCAGTCGGTCTGACAAGAAGATTCGTGAACTGATGGAGGCCCCCTTTTCCCTCAGTGTTGAGGACAGGGAGTGGCTGTATATTAGCTCCATGGGTAATTCAAAGTGGATGCAG ATGGGGATGCAGGTCAACCCTCTGATGCTGGCGCAACCAGCAGCcgaggaagatgtggaggaggatgATGGCATGGGTGTTGCGGAAACCTACTCAGACTACATGCCTTCCAAGT TGAAGGTTGGCATCAAGCATCCAGACCAGGTGGTGGAGACGGCATCGATGTCCTCAGTAGAACCTCCTGACGTGTGGTACAAAATGGATATTCCTGATACAACTATTGACTCAGGCAAGCTGTCAGCCTTGCAGTTGGAGAGTATCACATATGCCTCTCAGCAGCACGAGCACTTCCTGCCAGATGGGACGCGTTCTGGCTTTCTCATTG GTGACGGTGCTGGTGTGGGCAAGGGCCGTACTATTGCAGGGATAATCTATGAGAACTACCTAAAGGGCCGAAAGAAGTCCATATGGGTGTCGGTGTCAAATGACTTAAAGTATGATGCAGAACGTGACTTGAAGGACATTGGTGCAGGCCACATCCAGGTTCACTTCCTCAGCAAAATGAAATATGGCAAAATCAACTCTGATCTCAATGGCAATGTAAAGAAGGGCGTCCTCTTTGCCACCTATTCAGCTTTGATTGGCGAGTCTTCAAGTGGTCAAGGAAAATACAAGAGCCGTTTAAAGCAGATTCTGAACTGGTGTGGCGATGATTTTGATGGTGTT ATTGTGTTTGATGAATGCCATCGTGCCAAGAACCTCTGCCCAGTGGGCTCTGGAAAGCCAACCAAGACAGGTTTGACTGTCTTAGAACTCCAGAACAGATTACCCAAAGCACGTGTGGTGTATGCATCTGCCACTGGAGCATCTGAACCAAAGAATATGGCATACATGGTCCGTGTTGGAATCTGGGGCAAGGGCACTCCTTTCCCTGAATTCACAGATTTCATCAGTGCTGTTGAAAAGAG GGGTGTTGGTGCTATGGAGATTGTGGCCATGGACATGAAACTTCGTGGCATGTACATTGCCCGACAACTAAGTTTCCACGGAGTATCCTTCAGAATAGAAGAAGTTCCTTTGGATGAAGATATCAAGCTAGTGTACGATGACTCTGTCAAATTG TGGGTGGATGCCCGTCAGAAGTTCCAGGAGGCGTCAGAGTTGATCAATgcagagaaggggatgaagaagtcCATGTGGGGGCAGTTCTGGTCTTCACATCAGCGTTTCTTCAAGTATTTGTGCATTGCTGCAAAG GTGGACCACGCAGTGCGACTAGCTCGTGAGGCTGTCAAAACAAACAGATGTGTAGTCATTGGCTTACAGTCAACTGGAGAAGCAAGAACCATAGAACAATTGGAGAAAGATGACGGAGAACTCTCAGATTTCGTTTCAACTGCAAGAG GAGTCTTGGAGTCATTAGTGGAGAAGCACTTCCCAGCACCTGACCGCAATCGCATCAACAAGATCCTCGGAATCTCAGAAACCAGTAAAGAATTCAAGGATATTATTAATGAAGTCACAGGAAAGACATCAAAAAGGAAACCAG TGCGACAAGCGGCACAGAGAGCAGCAAAAAGAAGGTACAAGGACATCCACTCCGATAATGAAGAAGACTCTGACTTTGAGATGTCAG gagagagcggaggggaggaggaagaggatgatgccTATTCGTCAGATCAGTCCTCTGACTTCTCTGACATAAGTGACTTTGATGATGAAG ACAGTTGGGGTCGcccgaagaagagagggaaagccaAGAACCACAAACAGAAGAACGGCAAGGGACGGGCAGAAAATGGAGCCAAACTTCCGCCTCCCCCGAAGGACCATGTGGAAAGAGCTCAGAAGATGAAGGCAGAACTCCTTAAGAATATAACCAACCTCGGCAGAAAGCTGCCTCCAAATACGTTAGACCAGCTTATTGATGAGCTTGGGGGGCCAGAGAACGTGGCAGAGATGACTGGGCGTAAGGGGCGTGTAGTACAAAGTGACGATGGGCAGGTCATGTATGAGTCCAGATCTGAAGCAGATATTCCACTGGAGATTCTAAATATCAAGG AAAAAGAGAGGTTCATGAATTCAGAAAAAGATATAGCTATCATCTCAGAGGCTGCTAGCTCAGGTATTTCACTTCAGAGTGATCGCAGAGTGAAAAACCAGAGAAGAAGAGTTCACATCACGCTTGAACTTCCTTGGTCGGCAGACAGAGCTATTCAGCAGTTTG GTCGAACACACAGAAGTAACCAAGTAAATGCACCGgaatatattttcttaatatcTGAACTTGCTGGAGAACGCCGATTTGCCTCCATTGTTGCAAAGAGATTAGAGAGCTTG GGAGCCTTAACACATGGAGATCGAAGAGCCACAGAATCACGCGATCTCTCCTCCTTCAACATCGACAACAAATATGGCCGCATGGCACTGGAGTCAGCCATGAAGACCATGATGGGCTATGAGCACCCAATTGTCCCACCTCCCGAGGACTACAAGGGAGACTTCTTTGCAGACATACAGAATGCTTTGGTTGGAGTGGGTATGATCCTTAGAGAAGACAGCATTTATCAACTGGATAAGGACTATAACAACTTGAGCAAATTCCTTAATAG GATATTGGGAATGCCAGTAGAACTACAAAATAGGTTATTCAAATATTTCACAGACACATTAGCTGCAATTATTAGTCAAGCCAAGCGGACAGGCAAATATGATATGGGTATCCTTG ATTTGGGGGTTGGTGGTGAGGGCTGCAAGAGAACGAAAACCAAAACTTGGATAGGAAAACATGCTACAGGAACAGCAAAGACGGAGATCCACACTGTGTTAGTGGAGCGTGGTATGTCATGGTCAGAAGTGCAGGAAAAATGGGCGGAATTGAGTGGGGATTTGGAAGGATTCTACCTCTCCCACCAG GTTCGAAATAACAAGAAGACTGCAGTGCTTGCTGTTTTAGAACCCTCAGCCACTAATAAGAAACGTGAGAAGAATTCCAGAATGTTCATCCTTTACCGGCCCAACACAGGAATGCAAATGAAGCAGGAGGCTTATTCAGAGCTGAAGAAAAAGTACAAGAAGGTGACACCAGATGAGGCACAAGAACACTGGGAGGAACAGTTCAAGGCATCTAGTCACACCTGTTCACATGCCTACTG GCAAGGTAACTGTCGGCGGGTGAACAGCGGACTGGAATGTGAGATAGGCTTGCGTCGACGCACGTACCACATATTGTGTGGATTGGTGTTAAATGTTTGGGCAAAAGTGGAAGATGTTCTTGCTTCAGCACCACACAGTCACTCTTCTACTAAGATGCAGGTTGTACGTCTGAAAACGCACGAGGGAACAAAGCTTGTTG GGACCCTCATTCCAAATAACTTGGTTGAGAGGCTTTCTGCTGTCTTGGAAGAGGATAGCACAGAGTCTTATGAAGAGAACTTTACTGATGAAGACAGTAAAGACAGCaaggatgaaaaataa